The following nucleotide sequence is from Longimicrobium sp..
TCCGGGCACCCTGCCGCATGATGTCATCCCGATGGAGCGGCCACGGAAACCAGCCCGTACTCCATAGACCGCAGCGACTGAGGGATCCGCCACACACTCCGCTGAGTCACGATGCAGTCCGCCCTGCCCCGAATCCAGAGCCGTTTCGTCGCCTCACCCACGACAGCATCGATGCCGCCGCAGCTATCAAGCTACAAGCGTAGTGTGTGGCGGATCCCTCAGTCGCTGCCTGGCTACGGTGTGACGGAGGGTTCGACGTGGCCGCTTCTTCGGGATGACATTCCATGCATCCGTGTGCCTCTACAAGCTCACAGGCTCGTGTCGCGGCGGTGGCGGGCGTGGAGGACGTCCAGGTCTTCCAGGCTGTCTACCAGCGCCACGGCGAACACGGCAATCCCCTCGCCGCGGCCGATCCAGCCCATCCCCTCGTTGGTCTTGCCCTTGATGGAAATGTGCCCGGGCGAAATGCCGATCACAGACGCCAGCCGCTCCTGCATGGCGGGCGCATGCGGCCCGATCTTCGGAGCCTCACAGACGACGGTTACGTCCACGTTGACGACCTGGTAGTTGCGCCCTTCCAGAAGACGGACCACCTGGGCCAGCAGTTTCAGCGAGTCGGCGTCCTTCCACTGTTCGTCCGATGGCGGAAAGTGCCGGCCGATGTCGCCCAGCCCGGCGGCGCCCAGCAGCGCGTCCGTCACCGCGTGCGCCACGGCGTCGGCGTCGGAGTGCCCCGTCAGCCCCCGGTCGTGCGGAATCTCGACCCCGCCCAGAATCAGCTTGCGCCCCTCGGCGAACCGGTGGGAATCGTAGCCGTGCCCAATCCGCATGCCGCCCGCGTCCTTCGTTGTGAGGTGGAATCCGCCGCTCCGGGCAAGATACGGCGTCGCCCAAGCCGATGAAACATCCCGCGCACGACCGGCATGGCAGGGGCCGTGCACGAAGGCTACCTTCGCCTGCCCAACCCCGTCCGCCCGAACCGACGTCCCATGCTGGAGCTTTCGCCCGACGAGATGCGCGCCCTCGGCTATCGCGCCGTGGACATGATGGTGAGCCACCTGGCCGCCCTTCCCGACGAGCCCGTGTTCGGCACGGCCGCGCGCGCGGAGATGGAGGCGCGCCTGCGCGAGCCGCCACCGGCCGAGGGACGCGGCTGGGAAGCGGTGCTGCAGCGGGTCGGCGACGAGGTGTTCCGCCCGATGACGCACCTGACGCATCCTCGCTTTTTCGCCTACGTCCCCGGCCCCAGCAACTTCATCGGGGCGATCGCGGATGCGCTGGCGTCGGGCTTCAACCCGTTCGCGGGCGCGTGGGCCATGTCGCCCGCCGCGGCGCAGGTGGAGCTGGTGACGGCGGATTGGCTGCGCGAGGCGCTGGGAATGCCGTCCACCGCGGGCGGATTGTTCGTCAGCGGGGGATCGATGGCCACCCTCACCGCGCTGGCCGTCGCCCGGCACAAGCGGCTGGGGGACGATGCCAGCCGTGGCGTGATCTATTGCTCGAACCAGACGCACACGGCAGTGGACCGCGGCGCGCGCATCCTGGGATTTCGCCCCGACCAGCTGCGCAAGCTGGCGCCGGATGAGCACTATCGCCTGCGAGTGGACGATCTTGCCGCGGCGATGGACGCGGACGCGGCGGCTGGGCTGCGGCCCTTCTGCGTGGTGGCCAACGCGGGCACCACCAGCACGGGCGCGGTCGATCCGCTCGCGGAGATCGCCGACCTGTGCCGCGCGCGCGGCGTGTGGATGCACGTGGATGGCGCGTACGGCGGCGCCGCCGTGCTCACGGACGAGGGCCGCGCCATCCTGCATGGCATCGGCGAGGCGGACTCCATCGCGCTGGATGCGCACAAGTGGCTGTTTCAGCCCGTGGAGTGCGGCTGCGTCCTGGTCCGCCAGGCGGAGGACCTGAAAGACACGTTTCGCATGGTCCCCGCGTACCTGCGCGACAACGACCTGTCGGCCGAGGAGGTGAACTTCCGCGACTGGGGCGTGCAGCTGACGCGCGGCTTCCGTGCGCTGAAGCTGTGGATGACCATCCAGGTGTTCGGGATGCATGCCATGCGCGCCGCCGTCGGCCGGGGGATGCGCCTGGCCGAGGTGGCGGAAGAGGAGCTGCGCGCGCTCGCCGACTGGGAGATCGTCACCCCGGCGCAGCTGGGCATCGTCACCTTCCGCCATCGCCCGAACGGCATCGATGGCGCCGAGGCGGACGACCTGCAGCGGCGGATCGCCACGGGGCTGGCGGCGGACGGATATGCCCTGCTGAGCACGACGGAGCTGCGCGGCCGCACCGTGCTGCGCCTGTGCACCATCAACCCGCGTACGACCGATGAGGAGATGCGCCGGACGGTAAGGACGCTGGACCGCATCGCCCGGGAGCGGGTTGATTCGCCCCCGCACGCCGGGTAGCTTGCCGGGCATGGAAACCAAGCCCGTCTACGTCGTCTCCGACGTGCACCTGGGAGGGGTGCCACCCGCCACCGAGCGCGCATTCCGCCGGTTCCTGGATTACGTGGCGGAACATGCGTCGTTCCTGCTGATCAACGGCGACCTGTTCGACTTCTGGTTCGAGTACCGCCACGTGATCATGGCCGAGCACTACCGCGCGCTGGCCAAGCTCAAGGACGTGGTGGAGGCCGGCGTTCCCATCGCCTTCGTGGGCGGCAACCACGACGGGTGGGCGGGGCCCTTTCTGCGCGACGAGATCGGCATCGCGCTGCACGAAGGTCCCGTGGAGCTGAACCTGGGAGGGCGCCGCGCGCTGGTGGCGCACGGCGACGGCGTGGGAAGCGGCGACCTGAAGTACCGCGCGTTGAAGTGGACCATCCGCAACCGCCTGTTCACCGGCGCGTTCCGCGTGATCCACCCCGACGTGGGCACGCGGATCGCCATGCTGGCCAGCAGCACCGAGGACAAGGCCGAG
It contains:
- a CDS encoding UDP-2,3-diacylglucosamine diphosphatase, producing the protein METKPVYVVSDVHLGGVPPATERAFRRFLDYVAEHASFLLINGDLFDFWFEYRHVIMAEHYRALAKLKDVVEAGVPIAFVGGNHDGWAGPFLRDEIGIALHEGPVELNLGGRRALVAHGDGVGSGDLKYRALKWTIRNRLFTGAFRVIHPDVGTRIAMLASSTEDKAEGGDKRGKNRAAFIRRWAEGELRARPEIDLVLAGHAHVASITEVERGRYYVNSGDWLRTFDYVVLPPGGGPPELRHWPAE
- a CDS encoding pyridoxal phosphate-dependent decarboxylase family protein is translated as MAGAVHEGYLRLPNPVRPNRRPMLELSPDEMRALGYRAVDMMVSHLAALPDEPVFGTAARAEMEARLREPPPAEGRGWEAVLQRVGDEVFRPMTHLTHPRFFAYVPGPSNFIGAIADALASGFNPFAGAWAMSPAAAQVELVTADWLREALGMPSTAGGLFVSGGSMATLTALAVARHKRLGDDASRGVIYCSNQTHTAVDRGARILGFRPDQLRKLAPDEHYRLRVDDLAAAMDADAAAGLRPFCVVANAGTTSTGAVDPLAEIADLCRARGVWMHVDGAYGGAAVLTDEGRAILHGIGEADSIALDAHKWLFQPVECGCVLVRQAEDLKDTFRMVPAYLRDNDLSAEEVNFRDWGVQLTRGFRALKLWMTIQVFGMHAMRAAVGRGMRLAEVAEEELRALADWEIVTPAQLGIVTFRHRPNGIDGAEADDLQRRIATGLAADGYALLSTTELRGRTVLRLCTINPRTTDEEMRRTVRTLDRIARERVDSPPHAG
- the ispF gene encoding 2-C-methyl-D-erythritol 2,4-cyclodiphosphate synthase, which codes for MRIGHGYDSHRFAEGRKLILGGVEIPHDRGLTGHSDADAVAHAVTDALLGAAGLGDIGRHFPPSDEQWKDADSLKLLAQVVRLLEGRNYQVVNVDVTVVCEAPKIGPHAPAMQERLASVIGISPGHISIKGKTNEGMGWIGRGEGIAVFAVALVDSLEDLDVLHARHRRDTSL